The Nomia melanderi isolate GNS246 chromosome 6, iyNomMela1, whole genome shotgun sequence genomic sequence TTGTTTTAAAGTATGTATTTATTGTCAAATTTTCGTGTGTTTACATTTACACtttgtataaataatgtttgtataaGTATATACAAGTAGTACTTTACAGCTTTATCAGTATAAAATTAGATAAGTGAAGATTGTGTcacaataatataacatttaattttcgaatttgTTATTTCTTAAGTAACGATCGTTTgaggaattaatataatttacaatacgATATTAACAATCAAAGGTGTGTCTCTCAATTAAAAATTCCTGTAACACTATCAAGATCTTTACGCATGATATTCGTGtgtatatgcatatgtatattaACCGATCGAACACACCGTTGACATATGTCATTGATATAAAACTTGAAAGTTACATGCACATTCGTGTAACTGGATTTGACAGCATTTGAACGCATTGGAGTGTATCATAGATTTGAACTCTTCTATAAGCCGAAGTGTATATGAAACGGGTGCAATTTTCATTCAGCTATCCGTGACACGACGGAAACGGCGTTATATGGATATAGAAAGGTTACGGGACGGAGGGTGAAACTATAGAGGGTATTCCAATAATTTCGGTCTCGTATTTTTTTCCTAAAACATTTCTTATTGTTACGTTAAAAAACCCTTATAATATTCTTGCACGAACAAAGTAATCAAAATCATTCAGGAATATCCGATGTTCCATAAATTACTACAATTAATATCAAACATACTCAAATTgaagatttatttcataaaaattagctGTACATAACAAggataaataaattgatatatttttccaaaataaaataataaagtttcacttTAATCGCGTTGCAAAATTTGTAActcatttttattcgaaacgaaCGTCCTAGAATGTGTATatacttcgaaatttcaatattaaaagaaatatttaacacgcgattattgtttaatgttataatggtattacaattattaacactattaatttgaaaatattcgcgacaaattcGGCGAATAATACTTTGATTTTGGTACACCTTGTATACACCTTAACTGAATAGTTGACAGGGTGGAGAGGAAAGGGAGAAGGGGCGAAGGTCAAACCGTGGACTCCAAGGCGTGTAGAGGGAGGAGACCGCGAGAAGCATCTTCCCATGAATGAACGAATCAATCAACGAACAAACGAAGGACGGTACATGCATTCATGAGGACAACGATACCAACTATTAATGACACCGCGCCAGCAAACGAGAAGATAATGAAACGACTGCATTAAAACGACAATTCTGATACGAAATTTACAACAAAAAGAACGAAACCGTCACGGTTAAATGGTCGCATTCATGAATTATACGCGTAAACTTCCCTTCATTGATGAAGTCCAAAAATGACCAGCTAAACGGCGAAAACAAAGGAAACACCGAGCAGAACTGAAACGGATTAAACGTAACATGCAGCTTTTATTCCGAATTCTATCTAATCAATTGTTGCCATGGGTTCGTCGAAATATATCCGATACTCCGTGGAAATTCGCCTCGACGTATGTTCCTCTCTCGTTCTTCAACATCTCACTGTTCACCAATATCCACTTATTAATAGAAACTCTGTTTTACACTTATCCCGTAGTGCACGATGTCAATCGCACGGGGCCGTGTGTTCCCGTGGAACATCGTGTGTCCAAGCAAAATGAAAACGACCGTTGCCGGTCTCTTTCCGATCGTGCACAGAACACAGGGGCCAAATACAAAGtatccatttttcattttctttcagaCACGATTACAGAGAGCCCGCGGAACGAAACGCGAAAGAAACTCGGTGTACTGGTAGGTAATAACAAGAGGGAAGCATGGTTGAGCCAGGATACGATAGTAGGTGAAGGTGTAGGAGGAGACAAAAGAAAGGACCAAGAAATGTGTGCGTTTAGGTGCGAGGAATACAGGAGcgaaaagagagacagagagagacacgGAGCGAGAGAAAGCACCGGAAGAGGGTAggtaagaaagagagaggggaacGGGCAACGAAAGAGGGAAAGGCGGATAGAACGGGTGGAAAGAAAGCTAAACAGATTTTGTAGATCGAGTCGCAGCTGTGGTGTGTGTACCTGTTCCTCGAAACGTGTGATCAGCAAATTCGCCCATTCTTTCGGCTTTTGCGTGCCCATCGCCGTCCGAGGTTCAGTGACGAGCCGTCATCACGTACGACGATTCACCAATTCGCTGCGAACATTCGACATCGGTATGTCGCCATTTACGAACGTCGACTGCCAGCCGAGAGAGCGCCGCGAccgctcgctctttctctcccgtTGGGGAGGGGCGCCCGTCACAGAGCCCTCAAGAATTACAGCGGGGCCTGGGACGAAGATCCTCGTAGACGGAACCGATACCGACCGAAGCTACCCGATACCCAGCTTTTCCACCGGCCAACCCTGTGTCGTGTTCAGGGGTGTAGGGATGTGCATTCGAATAGTGCGGTAGACCAGACGAGATTTGAGGGTATGTTGAGCTTGGTCGATAAGAATGATGTTTGCAAAGGAATTTTACaagttaatgaaatttattgtttagGATTCTTTGGAAATGTTGGGAAAATTCGAATATTGTAGTGGACTGGAAGAGATTTGGGGGTATGTGGAGCCTCATCGATAAGAATGATGTCTGCAAAGGAATTTTGTAAGTTAATGACGTTTATTGTTTAGGATTCTTTGGAAATGTTGGGAAAATTCGAATACTGTGGTAGACTGTAAGAAATTTGGGGGTATGTGGAGCTTGGTCGGTAAGAATGATGTTTACAAAGGAATtgtgtaattaatgaaatttatcatTTGCCATGCTTTGGAAATGTAgggaaaatttgaatatcacGATAGTGTTAatgtatcatttatatttttttgaaattgcAGAGAACAATTCAAATAAAGTCGCGGATTATAAGAGTAGTCAGAAATGTAGAGAAATGAAGGAACTTCGTGGATAAAAATgatgtttgtaaaattttgcaatttaaTGTTATGTTGGACTTATCATTCgttaaaaatatgtgaaaagATATTGGTACCATTAAGGATTGTAAAAAACAATATGCTTATACATCTTAAAAGATGATAAAAGTTAGTTTCACTGATAACAATAATTATCGTGAAAAAGTTTTGCAATTTAacgtaatgtaatattaaatttatttacatgagCTTTTAGCAAAGTACTTAATTTATCAGTTTCAACGTTAAGAACTTATAGGCAACAAAAATCATAAGTTAATGActcaatgtatattttatacttgAGTAAGAAACCAaagtcaataataaaaatgaatggaaaCAGGATGTATTTTTTGAAGTATCTTTCATGAATGTGGTAAGAAAGTAGCACAATGTAGTTTAAAACAGAGAATTtactgaatttcattaaattacagTGAATCACAATATTACATTAGTAATGTTATTACATAATACAGTATATGTCTTTCTTAATTGTATCAGCTTTGTTGAAGCTAATAtaagttaagaaaatattaatgaagataatgaaattttaattttgtttacgcATCTTCACAAGTCAGTCTTTCCACAATTGATTTAAGAAggtattaaaaattcgaatatgttacaattttcgaaattaataataactatttgTCTCAAGAATTTACAATTAgtataaaattctgtttaatcTTTTCAGTATAATGTAGCCTACTAATTTAAATCCGttgatttttatgtatataaacGGAATCATATTCTATACGTGTGTGCTTAAAATTGTTTAGACTATTATTCAAATGGCATTTAAAACTTTCTGcgcgaaaaaaatattttcctttattactttttgtaaataaagtttcatAGCATTAAAGTCAATTCAAAGttctttcgaaaattttaaagagaaagataaaatatataaatgcatttcaagaaccaaaaaatagaaaaaagatatttaaaaatatctgcttttatattataatttttatttttatacactaCTGCTCTAACATTACAATAAAAGTATAACAAACAGTTAACACACATATGAAACAGTATTTCACAAATATGCAATTCAAGAAAACagtaataaatacattattttttaagtcAGTAAAACGTTTCGATGTCATTAACTTTTCAGTATTCATTCAAGATATAATTAAcatgttataattttaatttcgttttggtacatacacacgtacacgtgacatatagaaaataatttaacaagtaTCACATAATATTCTCAATATATAAGATGATCACATGCTTCACAtacaatttactttatttttcgctaatttaatataataaatataagtaacgtcagaatttttttttgtattctgcattaaaaaaatttaataatatgattGAAATGTTCTAAATAGAAATGAACAGTACTAAGTGATTAGAAGAAGAATAAAGGAAACAGGCAAGTCACTCGCGTTacaaaaaactttaaaaaaaaatttttcataatattgttACTCAATTTAGGAACCCACTATTTGCCTGAACCCTTTTCATTAGGACCCTGTGTACCGTACATGCTTTAAGGAGCAATGATTTCAGATTGATAATGTTAATACTAAACAATACCAACATGCACAACTCATCTAAAGTATTTTAGTTGTCGTCATATCATTGctaggaaaattataattatgtgtTTGAACAATATGACATATATTACATACGTAATGTCTTTTTTACTTAAAAACTGTTTATGTTGTTTTTATGTAGAACATGATTTgcataaaataagaaaagttaATCACAAAATTTTCATACAATACGAAATTGTTAGCAATTGTTAAAATGGAACTACTAAATCAAGCCATAAATAACTTCCCTTTATGAATTTacaattaagtaaatatttacagttaaGTAAATTAAACTTACTATGGATTCACTTTTTATCAGTCTTCGTTTCGATCTAAATTTGTTTATActtgtaacattaataaattatatacattccatatattcattaaatttaataatttttaataaattaagaaaatttggttactatttaacaaaatttcattatatagaGAGGAAGTTATTTATGATACACTCTGTTCTTGTTATTACAAACATTGTTTTATAGGTGATTGATTTTTGAGCTTTAGATCTTCTTCTAAAACGGATATTACGGAGTTTAAAATATCTGTGTCTCGTTGACGATGTTTCTCGATGCATTGAAGACTTTTTGGATCTAAATCCGAAATTCCGATGTCGCAGAGAAACCTAAGTCCATTGggaagttttattatattttcttccggGGCAGACACTGCATTcctgtataaaaaaattaataatttaccaacaTTCAAGTAATTAGACGtagaaatttgtttactttgTAAAACAGTAgtttcgaaacaattttttatttatgaattcagCGTAGtggttataattttttatttaatcataaataagatgaaatttcattatgtataaaatattattgaggtataaaaaattgtatgaagcATAACAACAAGTTTCAGAATTTAGTATGATGGAATGTTTGACAATGATTTGGTAAACAAACCAATTCAtcatatttgtatataaataagtaagtgctatcattttataatgcaaatgaacaaaattgcttaaattttattaaattatttatattagaaatgaaatattattttgggTTGATTCTTTTGACTGTGATAGTGTACgtttaatgaaatgattttattttttttaatactgtttacgagtaattaatattaatatgtatcaattgatttattacgctgtcgattcatatttactttttacttaTAACAATAAATCTCTGTTATCACTTACACATTTAATTCTCGAAAAGCTATTAATATTGAGCAATCCCTGGcacatgaaaataaaagataattctGTAAGCACAGTATATCCTCAGAGCTTATAAAACATTCTACTTCTTCCTTGCTGGAGTACGCGTTGCCTCCATTTTGTGCCTTATCAGATTTATTGTGAGATGTCATATCATCTTCCATATATTTaggaaataaatttgatttagcGAAACGGAAAATATTTTCAGCGTGGCCGTCGTCCATGATTTCTTGAATATccgaattaaaaattctattttcattgcAATTGTACTTGCATCTCGCTTTGTTTGTAATCCTGGTGCATTTGATACATGTTCTCAAGTGAGTCTCTTGTAAAGCTTTTGTGTTTTCCGTGGCAGTTTTCTGGAAAAGAAATTCAacagttaaaataataaatgactcaataaaatataaacaataaaataacaaagcttTACTTACAATagatttataatagaattttcgatAATCCTCGATTGTCTGCATTTTCGTTAAATTATCATACACCATGTCGTCCTTTAACAATAGCTGAAACTTTGAATATATGTTGTACACGTACTCTGCAGTAACAAAAGGAAGCTTCTGCATATGAAGTACCCTCTCTAACACACAATTCATTGTTAATGTTTCACCTTCCAAATTGCATGTCTGTAAAAATGATTgtagatagaattattttatactttacataattataattatttacttgtttctactcaattttacttaattacagttatccatttttatttgaatttagttTCTTAATCGTTTGATACGATTTAAGAAGATCTCTTTCAATTTGCCAGAAATCCACTCCAaatgtttgtttcatttatttggagtataatgtttaaatgaaatcatttaaattgttaCATATGTAAATTTACTCTCTATACAAACAGAGATTAACagaaagaaagataaagaaaaatgaaaaataataaaatacaaaaatactagttgcacagtataattattaaaatatttacaatttgatAACGGTATTTACCTCGCCAGCAAAGTATAGGAGTTTCTTCGCCTTTGCAACAATGTCTGAATTAACGTACGTGATTGGCTCAAAGCCTTGTCGAGTAGATGGGCATAATTTGTATGCAGAATGCGGTTTGAATCCTCCTTGAGGAAATGGATGTAAAAGAGCAGCGCAGATCAAGTCGCAAAATACGTCGATGTATTCTTCTTTTGTCCTACTGGACACGGAATTGCGAAACCATTCTGCCAGGACACATTCCAAATCGTCTGAAGATGATTCTTGATTGTAAACAACGGtaccatttttaaaaatttttagattattttgtGGCGATGCTAACAGTCCTTTCAATGCCGATTTCATGCGTTCCTGTACTCCGGAGAAAAGATCGAACGGGCAGTAAGAACTCCGAGCTTCTATCACCTTTTTCTTCAGCTGAAAtaataaacatccgtaaatTACAGTTCTTCAATTTTACTTAATAGTAGTattcaaaagaaattacaattcTACTTAATAATAAACTATTCTGCACAGGATTTAAATACAATCTTTGTGTACGTAAATGGTTCACTTAATTTGATAAATTCATTCGATAATTGCATTTTGTAGAAAATAGCTCTAATGATTCTAATTTTCGGGTTTTGTTGTCCCGacataaaacaaaatagaattatCTGGGATAATGTAACttgtagtttcattttgtattttttttttttagaagaaatttaaaataaattacatggtatgatagaataatattaataacgttaaaattgtaaattgatattactgatattaattgatattgtttaatgttaaatattaaactacGATATTACCTTGTGATATTGCATCAAACAGTACGGACACTTTTGAAATTTCCGATTGTCCTCTCTCGACCATCCTTGTTTTGGCTTGATCTCGACGCAAAACGTCTCGTTGCTTTGAAATAAGCTCGTGTCGCATTTAGTTCGAAGGAAAGTGTAATCTGGGTATTTCGTGGCGTAAgcttctgtaattttcttgttgCGCCGTTTTTCTGGAAATAAGGGACAATAGTGATAAAGACAGTTTCtgcaaactgaatttgaaaattcaaaagacAACTCGTTAATGATACATTATCAATGTAATTACACAAAATTGTTCAGGTTATATTTGTAATGTCTtattaaacgataaaaaactgCAATAGTTTATGACGAAAcgaaatatttccttaaataacctttatttaattgtttcactgttatattttcatgattatttaacaaattatgccaaaagaagtaaatattctaaatagataaatttcatattaactAGTTTAGGGAGCAAGACACAAATCGATATTAAACACAAAAATTGTTATCGATTATAagacaaataataaatgttttcaatatttctaacagTTTAACactgtatcagtcaaaatgattagttttaatttttttctcttgcagttgttggtatcaaataaacgttaaatatctgaaatttttttacaaattaatgtCTGTATCCCGTgtataataacaaattaaaaaatctattacTACTATTTTTGTAAGAGTTACAAatcttatcaaatatttaatagttctagttttaaataaaataatcttgtAACTGTATGTTTAGAGCTGatatctaaaaatattcatgttCTATATAAAGAACACAGTgtaaaaacaaattcaaatgGCGCACCGTTGATTAAAGTGACTACTGAATGACTTGATATTTCAAGTGTTATAAGTTTGACAGCGTCAGTCATCAGTGACCCTCGCTGTAGTCGACGAGTTAATAGGCAGCTCTCATTGCATTATGGAGTATAGCGCATTTGTTCGACCTTAAAAAAGCTGAATCATGCGACTATCATTAATATGAAAgttaaatttttcgttatttGTTTTTCCAAAAATAAACTTCACTTAATCTCTTATACTTTTAGTACTCATAGTACTTTCACATGTACATTTACTACTAATTTTAGgatattaaaaaaagtattaaatatatattcaaaactttgatcagaaaaataaaaataatacatctGTAACGTTTACAATCGTTTGATATTTGATGTAaagagaaataattgaattttaaatcgcgTATACCATATATTTCTTAATGGCGAATACAagaactaaattaaaaaatgtttgaagatgtttacttattaatttaatgattttttaaggTAGCATGaagattctatttatttctcCTTTTTATAAAGGAAATGCGTAGAGAATGTGAAGTTAGCACAAATATCTGCGATTTACTCATCCATGAATCAACACAGAAACCGTTACATTTTTCATGACTTGATAGCGGTTGTTTAcagaatgtattttatattcgtCAGTGCATATCACGATGAAACAGGAATATCACATAGAATCAATGAAATTTGCATTTCGTATTGaacgtattaaacattttcattgatataaaatatttttattaacgtttCTACTTTATACcagtatataaacaatatttagcTGTGTAATAGTTTATTCATCACATTTTTAAAAGAACAGTTCTCGAATTAACCCTCGATCACCGATGCTTGGGTCTGTTTTGACCcagattttaaaaatataaaagaaacaaactttGACACTTTCATTCTGAATTAATGATACAGTAGAACACAAATAAATTAGACTACACAACAATTTGATAAATTATCTCCTTACCCTACGATTAATCTTAATAATCCTTAATAATTTACTCGAGAGACCaaacatttcttttctacaTCTAAATGTActctaaaccatacaaattaataataagaaaaataattccctATTTGAACTCAAAGGAACTGactgacatttatatttgttaaataatatttgaaatctttgccaTGAGCCAGGCACGATATTATAcgaataataatagtttaaacCATGTAAATAATGGATAAGATTCTTATTTCAAGATTAAAGCGATCCAATTTCGATTACTTTTAATGCACTCGCAAAATACCTCGCGGCCGGACATTTACAGGAACAAAACCTTTTTGTGCTGCACCCACCAGTAAAAGCATACAAGGTGCACGGAGCATCTGTCGTGTACGTTTACCGAGCCCGTGTTTGCATATTCTTCGTTTtgagtttgaaaataaacgtTCACGTGGCAGTTCGGTTGCGAAAATACCCTCGACTGCCGGACGTGatcattttctaaaaataagtaACTGGAGAACTGTCCTGGAGAACGTGAAGAGAGAAAGTGCAAGAAAAAGGGACACGCGAATGCAACAAGTGTAACCTACACGTGTTTCGTCCGAAATGCATCGAATTTACAAATCTACCGGCAATACACAGCAGGGTGCAATTACGAATTAGTAAACACGAACCGAAATCGAGAAAGCTTCACTATATCATTCTTCAAGAGCGAAATACTTAACACTGTTCCCaccacgaccggtcaaatgaccgttttcaaaatttcgattagaatttcctatatacaacgtaattgaatcgccctTAAACTTCGCGACTTTTCCTCAAATATACGTATATTAGATTCTTCAATATTCActtcttttttcattgtttattttctgagaaaaatttgtagtccgtcttacctaccacgaccggtcatttgaccggtagaacgatttatatttttttgtaatagtattctctcaaacactcaattccgaaactatgaagtcgttacaaacgaaaggtaatgcagttgtggcatgattttagcagAAAAGTGCCTTccagggactgctttacggcaCTTCGAAGTGTCTACAGTtttcgctcgcctatcggcctcggtaaaatcggtaagatctaaatgtcggagatggtctttacaggtatttttcaatatcctagactTAGCTGGGATAAATGCATGGGTTTTATATAGAGAAACCACgcgagaagaaatttcgagacgagaatttttatttcaattggcagaagaacttgccatcgTATATTAAAAAGTGCTGCAGCTAGGCAAAGGAGATCAACCAACACCCGTCagaaatacaagtacaggttcacgtgAACGGAAAACGTGCCAGATAAGAAGATACTGCAaagacaat encodes the following:
- the Ipk1 gene encoding inositol phosphate kinase 1 isoform X3 encodes the protein MRINEGNPVATAAFSSESMTTSTGSSADDYPANSELPFPLATFAVEDCVYRGEGNANVVIALPQERKVIRFRKSLPDDVPPDGGEQRAEREVEFVRSVASCFFGRYTEIPEILRCDARDIIRLSEAIQTLRPEKRRNKKITEAYATKYPDYTFLRTKCDTSLFQSNETFCVEIKPKQGWSREDNRKFQKCPYCLMQYHKLKKKVIEARSSYCPFDLFSGVQERMKSALKGLLASPQNNLKIFKNGTVVYNQESSSDDLECVLAEWFRNSVSSRTKEEYIDVFCDLICAALLHPFPQGGFKPHSAYKLCPSTRQGFEPITYVNSDIVAKAKKLLYFAGETCNLEGETLTMNCVLERVLHMQKLPFVTAEYVYNIYSKFQLLLKDDMVYDNLTKMQTIEDYRKFYYKSIKTATENTKALQETHLRTCIKCTRITNKARCKYNCNENRIFNSDIQEIMDDGHAENIFRFAKSNLFPKYMEDDMTSHNKSDKAQNGGNAYSSKEEVECFISSEDILCLQNYLLFSCARDCSILIAFRELNVNAVSAPEENIIKLPNGLRFLCDIGISDLDPKSLQCIEKHRQRDTDILNSVISVLEEDLKLKNQSPIKQCL
- the Ipk1 gene encoding inositol phosphate kinase 1 isoform X1, encoding MKKGYAFTFCLTSAPRRGNTDNSEKQFDFTTCIVVQLYFRSRTSNVSCNEDRDGGWSDATAETFDLSSHHQCAQQFSHRSKAGARTMRINEGNPVATAAFSSESMTTSTGSSADDYPANSELPFPLATFAVEDCVYRGEGNANVVIALPQERKVIRFRKSLPDDVPPDGGEQRAEREVEFVRSVASCFFGRYTEIPEILRCDARDIIRLSEAIQTLRPEKRRNKKITEAYATKYPDYTFLRTKCDTSLFQSNETFCVEIKPKQGWSREDNRKFQKCPYCLMQYHKLKKKVIEARSSYCPFDLFSGVQERMKSALKGLLASPQNNLKIFKNGTVVYNQESSSDDLECVLAEWFRNSVSSRTKEEYIDVFCDLICAALLHPFPQGGFKPHSAYKLCPSTRQGFEPITYVNSDIVAKAKKLLYFAGETCNLEGETLTMNCVLERVLHMQKLPFVTAEYVYNIYSKFQLLLKDDMVYDNLTKMQTIEDYRKFYYKSIKTATENTKALQETHLRTCIKCTRITNKARCKYNCNENRIFNSDIQEIMDDGHAENIFRFAKSNLFPKYMEDDMTSHNKSDKAQNGGNAYSSKEEVECFISSEDILCLQNYLLFSCARDCSILIAFRELNVNAVSAPEENIIKLPNGLRFLCDIGISDLDPKSLQCIEKHRQRDTDILNSVISVLEEDLKLKNQSPIKQCL
- the Ipk1 gene encoding inositol phosphate kinase 1 isoform X2 — encoded protein: MRQRNGGWSDATAETFDLSSHHQCAQQFSHRSKAGARTMRINEGNPVATAAFSSESMTTSTGSSADDYPANSELPFPLATFAVEDCVYRGEGNANVVIALPQERKVIRFRKSLPDDVPPDGGEQRAEREVEFVRSVASCFFGRYTEIPEILRCDARDIIRLSEAIQTLRPEKRRNKKITEAYATKYPDYTFLRTKCDTSLFQSNETFCVEIKPKQGWSREDNRKFQKCPYCLMQYHKLKKKVIEARSSYCPFDLFSGVQERMKSALKGLLASPQNNLKIFKNGTVVYNQESSSDDLECVLAEWFRNSVSSRTKEEYIDVFCDLICAALLHPFPQGGFKPHSAYKLCPSTRQGFEPITYVNSDIVAKAKKLLYFAGETCNLEGETLTMNCVLERVLHMQKLPFVTAEYVYNIYSKFQLLLKDDMVYDNLTKMQTIEDYRKFYYKSIKTATENTKALQETHLRTCIKCTRITNKARCKYNCNENRIFNSDIQEIMDDGHAENIFRFAKSNLFPKYMEDDMTSHNKSDKAQNGGNAYSSKEEVECFISSEDILCLQNYLLFSCARDCSILIAFRELNVNAVSAPEENIIKLPNGLRFLCDIGISDLDPKSLQCIEKHRQRDTDILNSVISVLEEDLKLKNQSPIKQCL